A window of the Synergistaceae bacterium genome harbors these coding sequences:
- the mgtE gene encoding magnesium transporter, with protein sequence METNVAEPSIAELLKTKKHKELQRRVTDANPIDLAEEFEILNREQQAVLFRSLPKDAAADVFAHLPSETKENLIALLTDPELGHIVNDLFLDDAVDFIEEMPADVVKRVLKNASEDTRKQINQLLQYQEDSAGSIMTTEYVDLKKEMTVEESFARIRRVGMDKETIYTCYVIDKNRTLDGVVTVRTLLLANSAERVEDLMETKLIYAATGDDREYVAELFQKYDLIALPVVDTEKHLVGIITVDDVMEVLEKENTEDFYKMAAIEPSDEPYLTSGIFKLAKQRIFWLLVLMISAVFTGSIITRYEHIFAVFPALIAAIPMLMDTGGNAGSQSSTVIIRGIAVGELHLSDWMKILWKEAQVSVLVGGMLGVFNVGFRWFVSGSLSLGLTVGSSLFATVVLAQTLGCLLPLLAKLLRFDPALMAAPLVTTLVDASCLLVYFSVAETFMR encoded by the coding sequence ATGGAAACGAACGTTGCGGAACCAAGCATCGCCGAACTGCTGAAAACCAAGAAACACAAGGAGTTGCAGCGTCGCGTGACGGACGCTAATCCCATTGACTTGGCCGAGGAATTCGAGATTCTCAACCGAGAACAACAGGCCGTCCTGTTTCGCTCCTTGCCCAAGGACGCGGCGGCAGACGTCTTTGCTCACCTCCCATCGGAGACCAAAGAAAACCTGATAGCACTCCTAACCGATCCCGAGCTGGGGCACATCGTCAACGACCTTTTTCTCGACGACGCGGTGGATTTCATCGAGGAGATGCCTGCGGATGTGGTGAAACGTGTCCTGAAAAATGCCAGCGAGGACACGCGAAAGCAGATCAATCAGCTTCTTCAATATCAGGAGGACTCGGCAGGCAGCATCATGACCACGGAGTACGTGGACCTCAAAAAAGAAATGACGGTGGAAGAGTCCTTTGCCCGCATCCGCCGAGTGGGAATGGACAAGGAGACCATCTATACCTGTTACGTGATCGATAAAAACCGAACGCTGGACGGCGTTGTCACGGTGCGGACTCTGTTGCTGGCCAACAGCGCGGAGCGGGTGGAGGACCTCATGGAAACAAAGCTGATTTACGCCGCCACCGGCGACGACCGCGAATACGTGGCGGAACTTTTTCAGAAGTACGATCTGATCGCCCTGCCGGTGGTGGACACGGAGAAACACCTGGTAGGTATCATCACGGTGGACGACGTCATGGAGGTTCTAGAAAAGGAAAATACGGAAGATTTCTATAAGATGGCAGCCATCGAGCCTTCGGACGAACCCTACTTGACCTCCGGTATTTTTAAACTGGCAAAGCAACGGATCTTTTGGCTTTTGGTCCTGATGATCTCAGCTGTATTCACAGGAAGCATCATCACCCGCTACGAACACATCTTCGCGGTCTTCCCCGCTCTTATAGCGGCGATACCTATGCTTATGGACACCGGAGGCAACGCGGGCTCCCAATCCTCCACCGTCATCATTCGCGGCATAGCGGTAGGGGAACTCCATCTCTCCGACTGGATGAAAATTCTGTGGAAGGAAGCCCAAGTTAGCGTTCTGGTGGGGGGGATGTTGGGGGTTTTCAACGTGGGGTTCCGATGGTTCGTGAGCGGCAGTCTTAGCCTTGGACTAACGGTCGGCTCCAGTCTTTTCGCCACAGTGGTTCTGGCTCAGACTCTAGGTTGCCTGTTGCCACTTCTCGCCAAACTTCTACGATTTGACCCAGCTCTGATGGCCGCTCCTTTAGTCACCACGTTGGTGGACGCCAGTTGTCTGCTCGTCTACTTCAGCGTAGCGGAGACCTTTATGCGTTAA
- a CDS encoding MerR family DNA-binding transcriptional regulator, with the protein MNRLVSILVSISEASKILGVSITTLRCWEKVGRVNMSSI; encoded by the coding sequence ATGAACAGGTTAGTAAGCATATTAGTAAGCATAAGTGAAGCATCTAAAATATTGGGCGTTTCGATCACAACGCTACGGTGTTGGGAGAAAGTCGGGCGTGTCAATATGAGCTCAATCTAA
- a CDS encoding substrate-binding domain-containing protein, with protein sequence MKSMNIMNMKKATGVLLSLVMVVSLLAGCGYAATAQGRAAAFDRTQDIGVVSREDGSGTRGAFIELFGIEVRNADGTRKDMTTKEAVIANQTNVMMINIAGNKYGIGYISLGSLNQTVKALDIGGVKATVENVKNGTYTIARPFNIATKGEAAGLAKDFIAFILSAEGQAIVAQGYIAVGDNPPAYSGGKSAGKIVVSGSSSVTPVMERLKEAYITLNPNAAVEIQQSDSSAGLNDAITGVCDIAMTSRELRASELEVLSSIQIALDGIAVIANNQNPLTNLTQDQIKSIFTGEATRWSDLPQLSKRQ encoded by the coding sequence ATGAAAAGCATGAACATCATGAACATGAAGAAGGCGACAGGTGTACTGCTCTCTCTGGTGATGGTTGTGTCCCTATTGGCGGGATGCGGCTACGCTGCCACCGCTCAGGGCAGAGCCGCTGCTTTCGACAGGACTCAGGACATCGGGGTCGTGTCGCGGGAAGACGGGTCGGGAACCCGAGGAGCGTTTATCGAGCTTTTCGGCATCGAGGTCAGAAATGCCGACGGGACAAGAAAAGACATGACCACGAAAGAGGCGGTCATCGCCAACCAGACTAACGTCATGATGATCAATATCGCGGGGAACAAATATGGTATCGGCTACATCTCCCTGGGGTCCCTCAACCAGACGGTGAAAGCTCTGGATATCGGCGGCGTCAAGGCCACCGTGGAGAACGTGAAAAACGGGACATACACCATCGCCAGACCCTTCAATATTGCCACCAAGGGCGAGGCCGCAGGGTTGGCTAAGGACTTCATCGCCTTTATCCTCTCCGCCGAGGGGCAAGCGATTGTCGCTCAGGGTTACATTGCCGTCGGTGACAACCCTCCGGCCTACTCCGGCGGCAAATCCGCCGGTAAAATCGTGGTGAGTGGTTCTTCCTCGGTGACGCCGGTCATGGAACGCCTGAAAGAAGCCTATATCACCCTCAACCCCAACGCCGCCGTGGAAATCCAGCAGAGCGACTCGTCCGCGGGGCTGAACGACGCGATCACCGGAGTCTGTGACATCGCTATGACTAGCCGGGAACTCAGGGCCAGCGAACTGGAAGTTCTTTCCTCTATTCAAATCGCTCTGGACGGCATCGCGGTGATCGCGAACAACCAAAATCCCTTAACAAACTTGACGCAAGATCAGATCAAATCTATTTTCACGGGCGAGGCGACTCGATGGAGCGACTTGCCTCAATTAAGTAAAAGACAATAA